The following coding sequences lie in one Alphaproteobacteria bacterium genomic window:
- a CDS encoding urease subunit beta — translation MIPGEIITAVGEIELNAGRPVTTLKVANTGDRPVQVGSHYHFFEVNGALEFDRAAARGQRLDIPAGTAVRFEPGQTREVSLIPYGGDRIVYGFNAAVQGRLEG, via the coding sequence ATGATCCCCGGAGAAATCATCACCGCCGTTGGCGAGATCGAACTGAACGCGGGCCGCCCGGTCACCACCCTGAAAGTAGCCAATACCGGCGACCGGCCGGTGCAGGTCGGCTCGCACTACCATTTCTTCGAAGTCAACGGCGCGCTGGAATTCGACCGGGCCGCGGCGCGCGGCCAGCGGCTCGATATCCCGGCGGGCACGGCGGTGCGGTTCGAGCCGGGCCAGACGCGTGAGGTGTCGCTGATCCCCTATGGCGGCGACCGGATCGTATACGGGTTCAACGCCGCCGTTCAGGGCAGGCTGGAAGGATAG